The Hyla sarda isolate aHylSar1 chromosome 2, aHylSar1.hap1, whole genome shotgun sequence genome includes the window tgcagtaGAGCCCTgtggaaatggagggactctagctgaggggactttagacagggacaggacaaggtcctgtaccgggacaccacagtatcaTATCAATAACTGGTAGTTTCTTGGGAGAATCACCACCACTTTCATGGACACTTGGTGCAGTATCAGGCCAAAGGGATTCATGTAATCTGAGCAATCTTCTGTAAGACCTTGGAACAGGAATATACAGGTATGCATTCATAAGGTCCACATTGGCCATGAGGTCTCCCTTATTATTAAGGTCTGCCCGAACCTATCTGCTGCCCTTCATGCTAATCTTGAGAGGATAAAGCTATTGACTGTAATACTTGAGGTCTTTACTCGCCCCCCTTGATAGGAACCCCAAacaccacaggggaaatccagTGGTCTTGCTTCCTGCCATCTATTAGTACTCCTTTTAAATAAACAGCTAGAGCAGAGACAGGACATGAGGGCTTCACCTGTCTTTTAGAATGAACTTCAGGGGGTAGGACCAGGTGTGTTTAATGattacaaaaaagaaaagtctgTCTGGCATCGTGGGGGGCAGGTAAACTACCCAGTGAGCATGATGGCCAGCCTGGGCCTGCTTAaaagagaggggggaggggagccaCTGCCTGTCATCTATGGTCATTTCTGAAATTGCTTTGTATTGGTATGTAtagattccttaaaggggtactccagtggaaaacaactgttttcaaatcaactggctccagaaagttaaacagatttgtaaattacttctagttaaaaatcttcatccttccagtacttatcagctgctgtatactacagaggaagttgtgtagttctttccagtctgaacactgtgctctctgctgccacctctgtccatgtcaggaactgtccagagtagaaaaaaattcccatagcaaacctatcctgctctggacagttcctgacatggacagaggtgtcagcagaaagcactgtggttggactggaaagaactacacaacttactctgtagtatacagcagctgataagtactggtaggatgctTTTTAAATAGGAGTTatttaccagttgatttaaaaaaaatgttttccaccagagtacccctttaagaggggctGATCACATGCCTTTTTGCCGTTCGTCTATCGCATCAACTGCCTGATAATTCTTTCCTCTGACATCTGCCATTGGGGGAGAGTTGGGACATCTCCATACAAATAAGATGGGCGGCAAATGTGTATGGCCACCAATAAAGTGCCAGGAGAAGAGCCACACAAAGTAGCCATACTACAATGTAATCTAGACAAAATAGTGTATTATGATGCCATGTTTATAATGAGAGCCCTAGAGACAGCTGTGGTATTTCTCCTTCCTGTGAGATGACGCATGCGCCGCTCCCGATGTGTAGTGTGTACACTGCCCAGGAAGGTCTGGCACGCGCGCAGCCTCTCCTTCTCCTGCAGCCTGTGTTGGGAATCTTTGTTAGGCTCGTTGCTAGGGGAGGGCTAGTTGTTAAGGGCGGGGCCTGTGTCTCCTGCTCTTGCCGATGGACTGGCTGTGACGTCGACAAGATGGCGGCGCCCAGTGTGAAACGTTCTTTACCGCTTGTGGTTATTCTAGGGGCCACTGGAACCGGCAAATCCAAGTTGGCTGTTCAGCTGGGCCGGAGCCTCAGAGGGGAGGTGATCAGCGCGGACTCCATGCAGGTGACAGGCCAGGGGAGACATGGCTGCGTGTAGTGAAGTCCTTTATAACCTCTTGGCTGTTCAATGGAGACTTTGTCACTGTCTATCATTCTTCCTATGCAGGTTCACATGGAGCAGTACCGATGTAGTAGTACAGATgtcactgttgcaaaactacaactctcagcatggccggacagccaacggctgtctgggcatgctgacagttgtagttttgcaacagagacaactgtacatgcagggagttgtagttttgcaacagagacAACTGTACATtcagggagttgtagtattgcaacagagacaactgtacatgcagggagttgtagtattgcaacagagacaactgtacatgcagggagttgtagtattgcaacagagaCAActctacatgcagggagttgtagttttgcaacagagacaactgtacatgcagggagttgtagtattgcaacagagaCAActctacatgcagggagttgtagttttgcaacagagacaactctacatgcagggagttgtagttttgcaacatctggaggtccacagtttggagggaGACCAATGTAGTAGTAGGGCTATCGTTAGTGGTCAAAGGGGTTGTCtggacctgcaaaaaaaaaaaatgtaagggctTGGAATACCCACTTGCCTGATACCCCACCGCTGCTACCTGGTGATGCCACACACAGGACATGACTAAGGTTGGTCACCTCTGCGACCAGTAATAGACTAAACAGGCATTTCATGTATTGAGAATGGCAGAGAAGTAGGGATTATTTTTTAGGCTAGCCCTAGCCTCTAAAAGAGAACTCCAAcgggagtttttttcttttttctaattaTTGTGctggatatataaaataaatatctcctgtacggggtcccGCAGTCAGTGGCAAGGGGGACTGCATTCGGtagtctccagctctgccatagagatgtattgaggagaCGTGTTGGCCAACGTGtcatgtggtggtcaacacgtgcTATTTTGGCAAAGAGCCGGGGGCCGTACGGGAGATTGtgtggggccccagcagtcggacccccgcgatctggaacacatcccctatcctcaggataggggagatgttttttatatcccggagtactcctttaatacggCTGGCTTTTCAAGCATTTTTGGGGTcagatatttattttaaaatgcagCATGCTCTGGGGATGGAATTTTTTCCATAGGCTTCTCCTAAGATTTAAAACGtttgaaataaaattttccaCTATAAAGACTAGAAATCGGGGTGTATTAAAGAGGGACTGTTgacatatttttttcttcatatcaactgggtccagaaagttaaatagatttgtaaataacttctatttaaaaaatcgtaatccttccagtacttataagctgatgtatgctccagaggaagttgtgtaattcttttcaatctgaccacagtgctctctgctgacacctctgtccatgacagggaCTGTCCAGGATAGGAGCagattcccatagcaaacttctcctgctctggacagttcctgacatggacagaggtgtcagcagagagcactgtggtcagacagaaaagaacaactcaacttcctctgtagtttacagcaactgataagtactggaaggattaagaattttttttacctcttgaggacaaagggtgtacctgtacgcccttgtcgCGCTCTCCTTCTATGACGCGgatcatagcggggtggtcccagctgctatctgcCGCCAGGACCTGtgactaatgccggacatcaccgattacCAACCCCTTAGTcgacacgatcaaagttgattgtggcatctcaggctaggttcacactgcggaatctccaggcagaaagttTCTGCCCGgaaattccgagtgcggccaggcccgactgaatcagtcggcgctagaaccacgcggacactgcagtctccaatagagtgCAATGTGGTCcacaagtatttccgcctgaagaatgagcaatgccattcttcaggcggaagtttccaagcggattttccgttcacaaatttctCTTCATAAATTCTGATGTgtcaatttgtgaacggaaacccattaactacactatacattttagtaagcggaatttctgcctgcaatttcaaagcagaattgcaggcggaaataccgtattgtgaacctagcctgaaatgtaaaaaaaaaaaaaaaaaaaacactgctccgcGATGCTCATCTGGACCACCACTGTTtcacccaatcagctgagaggacggcgagaggacccttacctgcctcctcaccatccgaTCAGTAATCCAaagctatgctatagcatagcattgaacagtgtatgcaatctgaagttTGCATGTAACAGTTCCCTACAGGGTCCAtaaaattgtgtttaaaaaaaagaaaaaaagttaataaaagtttgcaccccccccctttctctaaaaaaaaattaataaataaaaaaaagtaaacgtGGTCTTGGTGCGtccgtaaatgtcagaactataacaaTGTAATGTTACTTGAACTGCAAGGTCAGTGgcgtatacattaaaaaaaaaagtccagaattgcgtatttgtAATCACtgtgtaccctaaaaaaatgtataaaaagtaatcaaaaggtcctatcaaaacaaaaatggtaccgataaaaactacagatcacggcgcaaaaaatgagcactgatGCCACTAGGTACTGGTATGTGCTATTGGTATCCACTGGTTAAATCCGCACCCACTAAGTATATCTGTGGGCTCTGTCTATaaagtacatagaataataataatatgaatacataaataataatataagtaTAAGAGATACAAAGAAGACTGCACTCGCCATACAGTAGTGAAGACTTAAATGCAGCAGTTGGTGCACAGCAGACATCCAGTGGCAGAGACCGTAAGGacacgggacagactgtttcacgcgacACGTTTGCTTCCTCTAGGCCAAACCTATACAAgtttggacccacagaataaatataaagtgtcatttttactaaaaatgcactgcgtggaaTTGAAAGCCCCTACAATTTACagaattgtttttttgttttttttctattttgtcccacaattttttttctgtttcaccatagattttgtggtgaaatgattgatgtttctacaaagtaaaattggtggcgcaaaaaacaacccCTCATATGGATCTCTAGTTGGAACATTAAAAGCCTTAgaatgtgaagaagaaaaaacgaaagtgcaaaaatgaaaaaccgCCCGGTCCTCatggggttaatagaagtaatttacaaatctgtgtaactttctagagccagttgatatggaaaataaaaatggttttccaccggagtacccctttataggggggaacttgtcatcactttcatgctgtctgAGGCACAAGTCATCGGGGCGGTCCTAGTGGCCTTCATTGATATAGAGCTTTCTGAttgggtatagggagagatctattCCCCAAGGACTCACAGGCCGGGCAGCATGAATGCAATGACAGGTTGCCTAAAACAATAAACAGTACACAGCAAGGTATGCAAtagctagatatatatatatatctcttagaccagtgtttcccagccagtgtgcctccagctggtgcaaaactacaactcccagaatgcccggacagcctttggctgtccgggcatgctgggagttgtagtcttgcaccagctggaggcacactggttgggaaacactgtcttaggctgcattcacatctcgtttttgcaatatgggttccgtatcccgtttctgtacaaaaaacgtatgtctcaaaaccggaccgaaaTGTATGCAACAgtatatgcctcctcacgtttttaaaccgtatacggtttgaaaacggatgtccgtttgcatacgttttaatacgtttttcttgaagaaaaaaaacagatacagttttatgtttgtaaacattttaaataaagttcttcttcttttttaattgaatttccccaaaaaatcgatttccccccccccccccaaaaaaaaaacccccaaaaaaacagtattgtgcaaaccggatgtaaccgtatgCACGTACGGTTCAATTCGGTTACcttagaactccattttaaaataaccatatacaggttggatacggtttttgaccgggacacaaaaccgtagtagactaaaaaaaaaaaccgtATAAAcctgtaaatgatgcaaaacacacacaacctgatgctacgcTTGGCATatggtttacaatgaaatgtctataaatacggttttcaatacggttcgatacgtttttttcaatgaaaccggATACAGGAACCgcattgcaaaaacgagatgtgaatgcagcattAGACAGAATTCTGAGGGGGAACCCCAAAAAAGCTGTCCATAGGAGGGTGTCCCTAGCCAACCAGTACCCAGCTTGTACCCAGGACAAGAACCTGAAATGACTGTCTACACGTTATTACTGAATAGTAAATTAAATTGTAATTATGGTTTGTTCTTTGTGCAATTTGGCGCCCCATGACTGAAGTATAATTATTATAAATTGTGGATTGTACAGGTTGTGACTTGGCACTGTCTTTTCTCCAGTGTGCTACTCTTTCTTCAGTCCTCCTCCCAACTCATCtgtttctttctatttttttttctttagtttactCTCTCTTTCCCACTACCAATCTGTAAAATGGATAGCCCAGTCTCTCCAATCTACATTATTTATTGCTTCTCCTGCTCCATCCCACAGTGCACCCAGTCCCCGTTCAGGGTGGGTACTGTGGAGGATGCGAGACAGCCCCCTCAGGTACCAAAAATCATTGATGGAGCATGTGGAGGACTAAATGATGAGTTTGCAATCACTCTGGAGCAGGAGAAGACAtataggggggatttatcaaaaagggaaaaccaatacagtggtccctcaagttacaatattaattggttcctggacgaccattgtatgttgaaaccattgtatgttgagtccataactctatggaaacctggtaattggttctaaaggcaccaaaatgtcatccaaaaaaattaggaaaaagtgagaattaaagaaaaataagtagataactaatacagataaagcaaatccttacatataaaagtatgaaagatctgctgggggctgtaaatcactgtctgtgtcagtgtttcccaagcatggtgcccccagctgttgcaaaactacaactcccagcatgcccggacagccgaaggatgtccgggcatgctgggagttgtagttttgcaacagctgggggcacccgacttgggaaacactggcctatgtagaggacaggagcttcttcagggtcctgtatagtacagtgtcctaaaaaagtaacatggagtcgcccttacctggtgtccagaggagcaggtaaccctggtacaggtaaagtgtacagaacatgtaatacctccctgtactgtagggggagctactagacatcagtcagtgcatgcgcttcagttttaccagtgaatacctattctgattggtcggttcttccagtcattgacacgtttcacatatctggactgtctgtagcattgtatgttgagtctggtttcaagttacaatggtccagaaaagaccattgtatgttgaaactattgtatgttgaggccattgtaagttgagggatcactgtatccaaATAGAGCTAAAACATCCATTTATTcttatccttaaaaaaaaaacattgtaacaATTATAAAGAgtaatcaaaaataaatatagataagATAATAGGTTCGCCTATGATTAATGCctgtatatcccaacgcgtttccccgtgtatattatatggtatacagtGATTCATCAGGGGATCACAAATGAAGTGAATAAATATGGTTTGAGGAAATTTCTTATGAGATAGCAGAATGATATTGCATATTCCACATACCCGCTGCCCGagcagccctccgctcccccgctaatagagttttcattcattggcagccaggggaggaagaagatgaagattaatcagtatagatatataatagcgctgggagggcagtacatttattcaagcgcagcgggcactaagtttgatatagcgcagcagggggaaagatatattgaaatgctggaggggccagagatatacccccccagcgattctatacatctttgcccaccacagcgcttctatattaaaactctgccaggagccctgattggctcctcggtgtggaatttaaaaatgaaagtttactgtataTTGCAGGGGATCgcaacatgccgcccgctcccctgcttaataacatctgatcggatcgggtctcagaagtgagacccggtgaaaTCAATCCCTCTGCCCCTGTTCTACTACCCCCaatatggaacagaccctgttccatgatggggttagtagtacaagcactaatgtagtcagaatttgcagagactttttttctgttgcacagaatacattttgtgcgacagaaaaaaacctgtgacaGAAAtaaagggaaattgggcgacagattagtaaatcgcAAGGAAAAGAGATGagtacagagaaaaaaaaaaaacctaaccgacactccagtctttgtaaatgagggcaaatatgtcacgaaaaaactctcagaatcgctctgctcagaaaaagcattctaaaataattaccatttaaagagatacatgtcaaaaaacgtaaaaaatgggtccgtttttttttggggttaaaggggtattccgggcaaaaacatcttatccccctatcgaaaggataggggataagatgtctctgatcgcggggggccagccgctgggacccccgcgatctccctgcagcagcccgcattctatgcgtagctgcgtctgcagtttcggaaacagccgggcttccgagacgtgacgtcacgccacgccccctccattcatgtctatgggagggggtgtaatggctgcaacgccccctcccatagacaataatgggggtggcgtggcgtgacgtcacgtccctgtctctGAAGCccagcggtttccgaaactgcagatgtagctacgctgggacccccgcgatcagagacatcttatcccctatcctttcgataggggataagatgtttttgcccggaatacccctttaatgtattatgTAGACATAGATGCAGTTATGCCTGTGTAAAACACCCACTGTGAGAGAACAGACGATGATGTGATACATAGACAACCACTTGACAACAATTCTGGCATATGACTTGGATCCTCATGGCAAATGGTTTAACGTCAGTGACAGAACAgttcatttttgtaaaaaaaaactaaaaattaaaCCAGGAGCAACCTGCCAACCAAaagaagtgccagtatgacaACCCTTTTACACAGCTTATGTGATTCACCCCCTTTGGCTTCAGActaccttgtgtgtgtgtgtggggtatgAGTTGGTTACTGCTGTGGTAGTAGCATATATTGTGATGTCGCTTTTAGGTATACCAGGGTTTGGATATTATCACCAATAAAGTGACGCCTGAAGAACAGCAGCTCTGCAAGCATCACATGATCAGCTGCGTGGATCCACTGGTCACCAATTTTACTGTAGTTGACTTCAGAAATAAAGCTTTGGCTCTGATATCCTTTCTTGGGAGAAGCATGACAGGAATAATAATTTATTATGTAGCGCCAACAAATGACACAGCACTTCACAATTTTGGGGGTACAAATCCAGACAAATATCAGGCCTTAACATAATACACACTGAATATTCAGTGCGAGGGACCTTTTCGGGAGAGCGTACACTCTCACCCTGACAGTATACATGTGACCAGCGTTTATTACACATTCTATAATCCTTAATTCTGCACATTGAAGATATATTTTCAAGGGATAAAATTCCAATTGTGGTTGGAGGGACAAATTACTACATTGAGTCGCTCCTATGGAAAGTTCTGGTGAACACGGTATGTATGAACATTTTCTAGCTTGTCTAAACGGTTTGTCACTTGTTATTGCTTTTTTATTGTcttgttcattaaaaaaaaaactcagggaTCTCCACCCAATGAAAAGACAGATTCCCTCGGAGATCAGTGCATAACGGACAGGAAAGTTGAACTGGAAAAGTTAGACAGTTCTGAACTCTATGCACGCCTGAAGAATGTAGACCCAGAGATGGCGTCAAAGTTGCACCCGCATGATAAACGGAAAATGGCAAGGTGGGcagtatatttattttaataaatttggctatACAGTAAAAAATTAATTCTACTGAAGTTGagcattaaaattttatttttgtatcaaACAAAGTGATGGCATATTAGGATTgctatcacttaaaggggtaccctgctgctcagcttttggaacaaactgctccaaatactggagccggcagcttgtgacataaccccaccccctcatgacgttacgcccagccccctcaatgcaagtctatgggagggggtgtgacaaattcatcacgccccctcccatatatttgcattgagggggtggggcatgatgccatggggcggggctatgacgtcacaagctccaggcTCCAGCATTTGATGGTAACCATATTTGCTGctaatactttatttttattttttagctcccccccccccccctcatgagaACCTCACATTCTATGTAACTATCAGAATTTCAGGACTGCCAGATTAAAGGAATTATATTGTACTTGGTACTGCTAAGCATAGGACATGTTAAAGAAGTTGTCCACAAAATACATTTTAAGTTGAAATGTTACCAGGCTAgaatacagaagaaaaaaaaaagtttacttgTCTGCCCTCCTTCCCTGCTGACGTCCTCACAGAGCCCAGTCCCATTGCACAGAACTTCCTGGTCGTGGGCCCGACACATGGAAGTGCttgcttagggtgcattcacaccacgttttttgcaatacagttcccgtatacattttctgtgggaaaaccgtatggaaccgtattgaaaaccatattcattgactctccattgaaaaccgtatgccaaaagaggcatcaggttgtgtcagttttgcatcctgtacggttttcaggtttttttttttttttttttttttcccccgtacccaaaaccgtagtctaccacggtttttggtccgggtgaaaaactctattgaaccgtatatgttttttaacatgggagtcaatgggaaaagtacagaactgtatgtgcgtacggttccatacggttttcaccatacggcttttgactttacacagtttttttttcttagaatttcaatcaaacaagtgaaactattCAAAATgtggtgaaaagttaaaaacgtatacgtttttttctttaaaaaaacggatgcaaccggacatagtttttcaaaccgtatacggtttttaaccgtatacgggttgaaatttgtacacacattttgatacagtttagtcaggttttgaggaatccgtttttcatcaaaaacctgatacgggaactgtattgcaaaaacgtggtgtgaatgcacccttagccaGTCAGTGGACACCGAAGAAACCCACCTTAGTAACTGGCTGATCAGACAATTCTGTGCTACGCAGTGTACCCTACCCTACCCTTGCTACATTGTAGTGTAAAAATGATTCCTCAGACAACCCCTGTGTAGAGCTACTGTATGTGCTTTGTGGCAGATATtagaatctgtataacttttcacATTTTGAGTCTCCGCACATTTATCTTCACTTCTCACACTTGCATTGAGGTCAGCAGGAGGGATGTCTTGTCATCGAGACTTTGCCCAAATGCTGATCTATTGTCTTTATAACAGTTTCACAGCTTTTTAAGAACATGCATTAGGGATATTGCTGAGGGTTAAACctagtataaccagcagctgTCAAGTCCTATTGATATTTCAGCTTTTTCAGTAGATAATAAAGTGGGTGATAGAAATGTATGACATGCCCGTAGCTTGTTTAGCTATTTCTGCAGACCTCAATGAGGAGCGTCATACAAATGCACAGCGAGCTcctctctttttttctcctctttttcATCACTGCCTTCCAGCTTTTATCTCTAATCGTAGGTAAAAAACTAAACACATTTCCTGATAGGTAAGGGTCCCAGAGATCAGACACCCCACCAAGGAAATATTTATGGCTCATTCTTTGGATGCACAATAAATGTCTCTTAATACTCCTTTTAAAATGTTCTTGTGTTTTTCTCCTTTGTTTCCGTCTGTTTCATGACTAAAGAGCTTTTCTTAAAATGTGCAGTAGAGCCTGTGAGGGTAAACTGCCATTTTAACTGGAGAACACATAACTTGGCAGTCTCCTTTTGTACAATGTTGATCTTTGTATGAACAACAAGTGAATAGTTGCTAAGCCTGTCGAGTGACATACTTCTCAGCGAGATCTGACTTGCTGTGACCCATTTAGGAAATCTAGGTAGTTTATACTTCTCCCTTCCCTAAGGCCTCTAGGAGATATGGCAGCAGATTGGTGAATTTGATGCTGAGTGGGACCTTTCACATTGGGATGAATAATTTTCCTTTGTCCTAAACACAGTGCTGATAACCCAGTGACCATGTATCTGTAATACAGGAGCCTGCAGGTATATGAAGAGACAGGTATCTCACATACAGAACATCTAAGACGACAGCAAGAAGAAGATGGGGGTGGTCCCTTAGGAGGGCCATTGAGATATCCACACCACTGCATCCTATGGCTGCGTTCAGACCAAGACGGTAAGCACCAATAAACAGTCGTGAGAACACTGAATGTTAAATGTTCTATGATCAAATGGATTATACTGGTAAAAGTATCAAAGTTACTTTCTCATCACA containing:
- the TRIT1 gene encoding tRNA dimethylallyltransferase isoform X1 gives rise to the protein MTHAPLPMCSVYTAQEGLARAQPLLLLQPVLGIFVRLVARGGLVVKGGACVSCSCRWTGCDVDKMAAPSVKRSLPLVVILGATGTGKSKLAVQLGRSLRGEVISADSMQVYQGLDIITNKVTPEEQQLCKHHMISCVDPLVTNFTVVDFRNKALALIEDIFSRDKIPIVVGGTNYYIESLLWKVLVNTGSPPNEKTDSLGDQCITDRKVELEKLDSSELYARLKNVDPEMASKLHPHDKRKMARSLQVYEETGISHTEHLRRQQEEDGGGPLGGPLRYPHHCILWLRSDQDVLNARLNARVDEMLEMGLIKELQDFHKCYNERIIAQSGQDYQHGIFQSIGFKEFHEYLVKKDITPDQADILLQKADRSPHAVTLASTPHDQHTLRNSIEALKQRTQKYAKKQNKWVQNRFMKRPGPNVPCVYALDVTDISAWDKHVLSPAIHIVSSILQGQLPDIKPMEIASDSMESKRTSRLCDLCNRIIIGDREWAAHTKSKSHNHLLKKRRKLEEEMRNSEKRKMRSNSNTESVLPEVKKMCHTDVVHDMQEKSVCTHSANYTSDIQGLESKES
- the TRIT1 gene encoding tRNA dimethylallyltransferase isoform X4, which produces MTHAPLPMCSVYTAQEGLARAQPLLLLQPVLGIFVRLVARGGLVVKGGACVSCSCRWTGCDVDKMAAPSVKRSLPLVVILGATGTGKSKLAVQLGRSLRGEVISADSMQVYQGLDIITNKVTPEEQQLCKHHMISCVDPLVTNFTVVDFRNKALALIEDIFSRDKIPIVVGGTNYYIESLLWKVLVNTGSPPNEKTDSLGDQCITDRKVELEKLDSSELYARLKNVDPEMASKLHPHDKRKMARSLQVYEETGISHTEHLRRQQEEDGGGPLGGPLRYPHHCILWLRSDQDVLNARLNARVDEMLEMGLIKELQDFHKCYNERIIAQSGQDYQHGIFQSIGFKEFHEYLVKKDITPDQADILLQKGPGPNVPCVYALDVTDISAWDKHVLSPAIHIVSSILQGQLPDIKPMEIASDSMESKRTSRLCDLCNRIIIGDREWAAHTKSKSHNHLLKKRRKLEEEMRNSEKRKMRSNSNTESVLPEVKKMCHTDVVHDMQEKSVCTHSANYTSDIQGLESKES
- the TRIT1 gene encoding tRNA dimethylallyltransferase isoform X3, with protein sequence MTHAPLPMCSVYTAQEGLARAQPLLLLQPVLGIFVRLVARGGLVVKGGACVSCSCRWTGCDVDKMAAPSVKRSLPLVVILGATGTGKSKLAVQLGRSLRGEVISADSMQVYQGLDIITNKVTPEEQQLCKHHMISCVDPLVTNFTVVDFRNKALALIEDIFSRDKIPIVVGGTNYYIESLLWKVLVNTGSPPNEKTDSLGDQCITDRKVELEKLDSSELYARLKNVDPEMASKLHPHDKRKMARSLQVYEETGISHTEHLRRQQEEDGGGPLGGPLRYPHHCILWLRSDQDVLNARLNARVDEMLEMGLIKELQDFHKCYNERIIAQSGQDYQHGIFQSIGFKEFHEYLVKKDITPDQADILLQKGIEALKQRTQKYAKKQNKWVQNRFMKRPGPNVPCVYALDVTDISAWDKHVLSPAIHIVSSILQGQLPDIKPMEIASDSMESKRTSRLCDLCNRIIIGDREWAAHTKSKSHNHLLKKRRKLEEEMRNSEKRKMRSNSNTESVLPEVKKMCHTDVVHDMQEKSVCTHSANYTSDIQGLESKES
- the TRIT1 gene encoding tRNA dimethylallyltransferase isoform X2, which produces MTHAPLPMCSVYTAQEGLARAQPLLLLQPVLGIFVRLVARGGLVVKGGACVSCSCRWTGCDVDKMAAPSVKRSLPLVVILGATGTGKSKLAVQLGRSLRGEVISADSMQVYQGLDIITNKVTPEEQQLCKHHMISCVDPLVTNFTVVDFRNKALALIEDIFSRDKIPIVVGGTNYYIESLLWKVLVNTGSPPNEKTDSLGDQCITDRKVELEKLDSSELYARLKNVDPEMASKLHPHDKRKMARSLQVYEETGISHTEHLRRQQEEDGGGPLGGPLRYPHHCILWLRSDQDVLNARLNARVDEMLEMGLIKELQDFHKCYNERIIAQSGQDYQHGIFQSIGFKEFHEYLVKKDITPDQADILLQKADRSPHAVTLASTPHDQHTLRNSIEALKQRTQKYAKKQNKWVQNRFMKRPGPNVPCVYALDVTDISAWDKHVLSPAIHIVSSILQGQLPDIKPMEIASDSMESKRTSRLCDLCNRIIIGDREWAAHTKSKSHNHLLKKRRKLEEEMRNSEKRKMRSNSNTESVLPEGYCQYSFDLEGALSHWNEHTNCQQPK